A stretch of the Lepus europaeus isolate LE1 unplaced genomic scaffold, mLepTim1.pri SCAFFOLD_3_1, whole genome shotgun sequence genome encodes the following:
- the LOC133755126 gene encoding small ribosomal subunit protein uS3-like, translated as MVVQISKKRKFVADGIFKAELNEFLTQELAEDGYSGVEVRVTPTRTEIIILATRTQNVLGEKGRRIRELTAVVQKRFGFPEGSVELYAEKVAMRGLCAIAQAESLHYKLLGGLAVWRACYGVLWFIMESGAKGCMVVVSGKLRGQRAKSMKFVDGLMIHSWDPVNYCVDTAVRHVLLRQGVLGTKVKIMLPWDPSGKIGPKKPLPKHVSIVEPKDEILPTTPISEQKGGKPEPPAMPQPVPTA; from the coding sequence ATGGTGGTGCAGATTTCTAAGAAGAGGAAGTTTGTTGCTGATGGCATCTTCAAAGCTGAGCTGAACGAGTTTCTCACCCAGGAGCTGGCTGAAGATGGCTACTCTGGAGTTGAGGTCCGAGTTACACCAACCAGgacagaaataattattttagccACCAGGACACAGAATGTGCTCGGTGAGAAAGGGCGGCGAATCCGGGAACTGACTGCCGTCGTTCAGAAGAGGTTTGGCTTCCCAGAGGGCAGCGTAGAGCTTTATGCTGAAAAGGTGGCCATGAGGGGCCTGTGTGCCATTGCCCAGGCAGAGTCTCTGCATTACAAACTCCTAGGAGGGCTTGCTGTATGGAGGGCCTGCTATGGTGTGCTGTGGTTCATCATGGAGAGCGGAGCTAAGGGCTGCATGGTCGTGGTGTCTGGGAAGCTGCGAGGACAGAGGGCTAAGTCCATGAAGTTTGTGGACGGCCTGATGATCCACAGTTGGGACCCTGTTAACTACTGTGTTGACACTGCTGTGCGCCATGTGCTGCTCAGACAGGGTGTGCTGGGCACCAAGGTGAAGATCATGCTGCCCTGGGACCCAAGTGGTAAGATTGGCCCCAAGAAGCCCCTGCCCAAACACGTGAGCATTGTGGAACCCAAAGATGAGATTCTGCCCACCACCCCCATCTCAGAGCAGAAGGGTGGGAAGCCAGAGCCACCTGCCATGCCTCAGCCAGTCCCCACAGCATAA